DNA sequence from the Patagioenas fasciata isolate bPatFas1 chromosome 19, bPatFas1.hap1, whole genome shotgun sequence genome:
GACTGTTAAAATGGGACTTGACctgtgtttgctttcagttgCCGTACAAGAAGGACTGCAGGAACGAGACGCTCTGTACCGCTCATTTAACCTTGACAAGTCACGTTCAGTGAGTCACAGGAGTCGTATTATCCGGATTTTGCATTCATATTAAAATGTCATCTTTGTGCATAAGATGTTTTCTGCAAATTCTCAGACGAGATTTGCTGTCCTTTGTTTACATTCCATTCAATTTGTCCTTTCCGTCACGTCAAATCACATCACACAGCGCTGTAGCTGCATCTCCATGGGCACGCTGGGCTGTTCTGGGAAACCTCGGAGGAAAGACCGAGGTTTAAACAACTACAGTCATCCCGAAATCACAATTCTGCATTTCATTGTGAACACGTGATTTTGTTTTAGGCTGatgggactggatgatctttcgaggtcccttccaatccctaacattctgtgtcaTGCACAGCACCAGAGCAAAGAGCTGCCCGGCTCCCACAGCCTCAAACAGAACAGCACCATCGCTTCATTGTAGAAAAACACCCTGGAAATTCACTGAAAAGCTGAAGTGGAACAATGTTTAAGAATCTATCTTGATGTAAAACAGAAATGATCAAATTTTACATAAAGTTTGGAGATGATGGCCTTCGATATTAAGAAGGAAGCATTTTCCTACACACCCTGAATACTGAATAATTAATTGGGCTATTGCACGATGCTGTGTGTGAAAGCATTTGGGGGCAGTAATTACCAGAACACTTCAGGCCTCTTATTTTATTAAATACCAACCCTTAGAAATCACGTCACCCATCTCATTTCTCTGTCTGCTTCTAGAACGGAATTGGTGCTCGGCCACACGAGAGAGGTGACCATGAACGTTTTGCTAACAAACAGTGGAGACGACTCGTACATGACAACCATGGTCTTGAACTATCCTAAAACGCTCCGTTTTAAGAAGGTGACTGTTGAGGTGAGGCTGTAGAAcagctggcagcagactgcaggaAGAAAACCCAGCACAGACCGCTATTAATTTACTACCCACATAAATCCTGAAGCACAGTCCAGGGAAGGAAGGGAACATTTCAGTTGTTAGGACTGAGAACTGGATTTATCTGATTTAAGACTCCCAAGCTTTTATTGGGCTATTTGGGCCTAATTTGTTTTATGGGAGCAGATGTAGACCGAGTTTAATTTCGCAGTCTGTTTTTATTTGATGTTAAAGAGCGTTCCCGTTCTGTTGGCAGCCGTCCTCTCCCGCTGTTCACTGTGGCCAACCAGCACCATTAACTTCTACGATCTTATCCTCCAACTGCAGAATTGGGTATCCAGTATTCAAAAAGACGACTGTAAGTACAGATTGTTATTTTCACTTTTGCCCTACCCCTTAATGATGCTCTGAGTAGCTGCTCTTGCATCCTTTATCTCTAAAATTAGGCCAGAGCCGCTATTCTTTCTAATTCAGCTTATGGCTGGGGTGCATTTTCTCAAGGCAAGAGATAATTTTCATTTTCCTGCATGTTACTTGATGTCTAATTTCTCCAGAAGGGAATGATGAGCAGAAAATACATTAGCCATCATGTTTTAACAGCACCCTGGGGAGTTAAGAGTATTTACAGGGTAATCAATCTTTTATTATGTCTTTCTCTTCCCTCTAAACAGGCAAAATTTTCAGTGATTTGGCAATTAGATGAAAGCATATTCCCAAATAAGCCTGTAATCACCGTTAATATCACCAAGTGAGTATTGCTATTTTCACTGCAAAATACATTGTGAACTGGAAAGGAAATACCAGAGTTCCTGCTCGGTGTTCATGCTGCTCATCAGCCACTGGCTACACAGCCCATACTTGTTCTCTTCAGCCTTCTAAAGCATTTGGATCCACATGAAAAATCTCTTTCCTTCCTCTATGATAACTTTAGCAAAAGATGGAGCATCCTTTAAGGTTCTAATTTAAGTGTAGTACATACTTAaagcttttgttttctgaaatggcAAACTGGGTTCACATTCTCCTTCCTTAGCAGAGAGAACAGATGATTAAAATATATAATCCAGCTCTGTTCCAAGTAAAGCTTTCACTCTGAATAATTGGGATAAAAACGTATGCGCAGAGCATTATTCTGGAGTCAGGGCTTTCCAATGGGGGGAGGTTGCTGTTCAGATTCTTTTCTTGTCACCTCCCTCCCATTAAAATTTATGGGGACTAACTAGTACacagcattttttaaacaaagagcAGAGAGATAATAATGTAGTTTCATCCATCCTGCTTTTTTTAAGTGCAAATGAAAACAGCACCATCCTGACTGAAGAACACGTCCTGGACGTCAGATACGCATTCTCTGCAAGCCTCACCACGTAAGTTTTAAGAATGTTCAATTACATTACCTTACTTTAGTCAATTAGAGGAGAAAAAGATTGAGAGGGTGCCTGGTAAGATTCCAATGCAGTTTCCATCTTAATTTCAGCACTGCAGATTGTCAAGCTGTTTTCTGTGGTATTAAGACAGCAAAAAGTAGAGAGTTGAAATACAGAACAATAAAACTATATCAtgggggggtgcccagggttTCTAATTGCTCAACCTGTAAAAAACAGACATGAAGACAGGCTCAAAGACGGATCTAATTGATGGACTGCACATATACACAAATATAGACAGACTGCACAGACGTTCCCGCTACAACAAATCTGAGCACGCTACCTCTTAATCACTTAATGCATCTGGGGCCTTGGATGCACTGAATTTTAATAATAATCTTAATTCACTTCTCACTTGGTTTGATTTATCGTTCTCTTTAGACCAGATTCTTTAATGTACGTGAATGTTAGCGAAGGACTTCTTGAAAACAAAGAATTCAGATTTAATGTAAGTAAAGCTTCAAATGTAGGTCATCTGATCTATCTGCAATCAGCACTAAACAACACTTATTACCttgtgcattttcttttgtagatAAATGGAGAAAATGGCTTTAACGCTACCATCGAGCTACAGATTTGGGTTCCTATCAGTATTCAAGGTCAAAACATCATAGCAGTCAAAAACGCATCAGGAACACAGgtactttttcttatttttttatcatCAAATACCTATTCTCTGGTCCttaagagagggggaaaaacccCATATCATTGCAGATTAGAGTGTTTTAAAAATCTACATCACAAAAACTTTACATATTTACATTTTGTAGCATTATTCCAGGTACAAATTTTGCCAAACTGAACAACAGGTCAGTTTTACAACTGAGTCAAAAGGTGGGGTTCCCCTCTCTGTCCCAAACCTGAGGAACAACATTTACCTTTGTCCTCACTGTCcagaactgtattttctttttttctttaaaaaagaatttgTCAAAAAAAGCAATACAGTAAGAAAAGAACTTTTAATAATTTAAGACTAATAAGGTAAAAACATTTCTGTGGAATTAGAACATGAATTGGCCCTGAAGAAAGCTTTAGCCCTCCTCCTCAATGTCACTTCTCTCCCCACCATCACCTCTCAAAAAATGTACAAATGGAACCATGTTgaagcagaacttttttttttttagacattttTGACGTGTTTTATACACAATGGTAACCAATTATAATATTTCTTCAATGTGCCAATGCTTTAAAAGATCATACATAAAAACCAGCAAAGGAGCGAGGCAGATTCAGCGCTGTTCTGGGGAACATCGCTGTTCGgctcactggaacaggctgctgttCCGTAAAATGTCACCGGCAGACTCGAAGGTCAGAACTTCTTTGTGGAACTTCgtgagctgctgctttgttttcctcATGGAAGAATTCAGTTTTTTATGCTTGTAGGCCATGTCTTTCAAAAGTTTATCTGCCAAGTAGTGCAGCCAGAGGACGTTGCTGTGAGGGTGATAGCCAGTCCAGCTGTTGGAGTTCTCGGCTTTCATCTGCCTGTAGATATCGAACTGGTAGTCCCCCGTGCCTTCAAAGAGTTCTTCATCAGTGGAAAGGTCACAAAACACAGTTAACCCGTCTTTCTCCAGCCGAGACAAGGTATAATCTATGATGTTGACATGAATCCCTGCTGTGTGGATGGTGTGTGTCGTCCCGTTCAACACATAATGAAGTTCCTTTACATCCGTTTTCTTCACCAGCACGTTGCCCCAGTGCAAGTCTCTGTGCTCGAAGTGCAGCTCCTGCTCCGCCACGGCCAGGGCGGCCGTCACCTGCTGCAAAACGCTCTTTGCCGTTATCACTGAACTGAGACTGCTTCTCATGTTCTCCAAGTCCCTGCCCCCAAATTCAAACTCCAGTACCATGAAGAGCTGTTTGTCCCCAAAAAAGTCTGGCCGATCATTTTCTGATCCCCTTACTTCATGGTAtttgtcccaggcttccaggagGTACTTGGGATAGGCCCCTTGCACACAGTGTGCAGAGTACAAGGTGATGAACCCATCAGTCCTGTTCACAGATTCTTCAGACAGAAGACTGAGTTCTTTGGAAATTATTACCTCAGGCAGAATCTCTCCAAAGCTCTTTTGAGCTTCACCATTTACTCTTTCAGCCCCCTCAATGGGAATTACTTTCAAGGCCACAGGTCCTCTCTCACTGCCAATCTGGAAGACCTCTCCAAATACCCCTTCTCCAATTTTCTTGCAATCTTTCATCTTATCTAAAGGGATGCAATCCTCAAACGCCACAGGCCCTTCCTGGTGGCACTCCCCAAACACCTTCTCTGCATCCGTGAGCGCGAGCTCCAGGGcagaacagcagctcctgggagccAGCAGGAACATGGAGGAGGCCGACCAAGAGCAGCCCTGATCCTCACCAGCAGACGGGGTTGCTTGGTGCCCTGACAGCAGGGATTTCGCAGCAGGGGTACAAAGAACGCTGCTGCAGAAACTCTCTTCTGCCGTAACTTTCTTCTTCTTGTGGAAGGACAAAGACGCTCGAACTCTACCCCAGGAACAGGAGTTATTGAGGAGTGAACAATCATTGCCTTTTATGTCTACAGACATCTCCAGAACACCCTTCTTCATTCTTTTTTGCCTCACCTGTGGTCTGAAAAGGGAGTTGTTAGGCTGCTGCAGTCTCTTATTTTTGTGCCTTAGCGGACGGAGCCTCGTTTGCCTCCCCCAGCGGCTGGCGCTGAAGCCGCTGATGCAGGCTTTTCTACAGGTGCTTCCCCCTCCAGAAACAACCTTGGTACTTCTATATTTATTCTCCAGGGTTCCTTGAAGGTCCAAAGGAGACAGTGGCTGCTGGCAAGTGGGTTCAATATCAGCCTTTTTGTTGAGTTTCCCACTCGTCAGCCACACTGACACTTCATGAGGGTCCAAGACCACCACTGGCgtgagctggtgctgctggttttTGCCACTCTGACAGCACGAGCTTCCTGGTGTTGAGTCTCCTTTTAGATGATGAAATTGTTCATCGGGAgtggcactgacacacagcactgAGTGCTGTGGCTCCTTAGCGGGAGGCAGCGCTGCCCGCGGGCTGGGTGAGCTGTTCTGTGGGGACAGGGGAGCTTGTGCCCCGCGGGGTCCCTGCACCGACGCCCTCACAGCCCTGCAGGACCTCCGCAACCCCGGGTCCGCCTCGCTGCTCCTGCCCGCGCCGTCGGGACAAACCCGTCCAGCCTCCTCCCCCTCGCTGTCAGCCCCGGGCGACGGCGGGACGGGCTCCGGCTCTCCCCGCGGTGACTCCAGCGAGCTCTGGGCGCTGCCGGCCGAGTCCGATCGCTGCCTGCGCGGCGGGGAGCGGAGCCCCGGGCTGCCGTCCAGCCCCGAGCCGCCCTGCAGCGTGGTGCTGAACAGGGCCAGGGGGCCCggcggggcccggcggcggcgggacgGGCGGCGGAGGGCGCCCGGGGACGGCCACTGCGGGGTGCTGCACAGCAGGGGGCGCTGCGCCCCGCAGAGCGGCccctggcggcggcgggcggctccgcgcggggccgggagcggcgaCGGGGAGGGGACGAGCGGCGAACCCGGCGGGTCGTTCTCCTTCCCCGCGGTGCCGCCGCGGCGGGTCCGTAGGCGCCAGGGCCGAGCGGGGCGCTTACCCAGCGGCTGGCGGCGGCGCTTGCCGGGCGGCGAGAAGTCGGAGTCGTCGGAGAGGGCGCCAGAGCCGGCCGAGGCGGTGCTGGAACCGGCCGAGACGGTGCTGGAGCCGGCCGAACTGGAGCTGAACAGCCGCCTGCGGTCCTGCGGCGGCGAAATCCATCGGTCGGGCCGCGGTGGCGGGCGGAGGTGCCCGCCGCGCCGCGAGTACGTGCGGAACAGACGGACCTGGAGCGGCATCGCCCCGGGCCTCCCTGCCTGGCGGGACCGCGCCGCCCGTTCAAACGGGTCTCGCGAGAACGGGGCGGCCACGCCCCTCCGCGGGAAGGGGCGGGGACCACTGTTAAGCCCCGCCCCCGGACCAGCCCCTCCGCGGGAGAAGGGGCGGGGACCGCTGTTAGGCTCCGCCCCCCACCCTCCGCGGTTCTTGCGCGCGTTTTGCGCAACGTGCGGTTCAACGTGCGGTTCAACGTGCGGTTCAATGTGCGGTTTCAGGCGGCGACGCGGTGCTGGGTGAGGGGCGAAGCGAAGCCGGATCTCCGGGAGCGTTTCGGCCGCACCGGAGCAGAGGTGAGCGGGGCGCgcaccggctgctgctgctgcgggcgcGGGCACCCGCGGCGCCGGGGCTGAGCCGCTCCGCTCCGTTGCGTTGCAGGAGGTTCGGGACGTGCGGTATCAGGGCGTGTACTGCTCCATCCCGGCCGGCAGAGACACCGTCACCGTGACAGCAGAACTGTCTTTAACCAACGTGCACCAggtacacacaaaaaaccacgcTCAGTCACCTTTGCTCAGTCTGTCACCTGCCACAGGCACAAGGGTTTCTCCCACAGCACAGTGCAGATGTTGCTCTACCACATGTGATGCTATTTTCTGCTATTTTCAACAGGGATGTTTTATTCAAGGGATGTTTTATTCATGGCAGTGTCTCCCAGGAGGCACTCGGCACTTAGAAGAGATGCTGCTGCGCTCTTCTCCCTTCCTGCAGAAATTGCTCTTGTGAAATAACTCCTACAGTACCACAAGCTTTCATCACTCCAGAGGAGTTCTCACAAGCGATGGTTTGTGTGAGGTTATATACACAGGACACAGCGTGGTGGCAGCACCGTACGGGCTGGTTCTCACAGTCTGAATAAGGACTTGCTGTTGCAACACAAGTTTTTCTGAAAAGCAACTGACAGTTTGTCCCTTTTATTCCTTTCTCCatagtttttaaaaagcagaactgTTTTGCTGGTCCCTGGAAAAATCACCTTCAACAGAGAACTCTATCTGGCGCTGACAGAAGAGAATCATCGTGCTGAGGTATCAGAGCATCACGTAGGCAGCTCGGTCCTTCGCCTGGGCAGGAATGAGTGAGGAATCCAGATGTGTGCATCAAGTGCCCAGGGTTAAATTCTGGACCTTTTGATGCAAACATCTGTTCTGCCATCGTATTTAGTGAAATCGGGTTTTGACTATAGAATATGAGCAGAGAGGGGATGTTTGCCGATGAATATCAGAAAAGTGTTTAGGTTTCAACTCTGTATATCTGACACTTGTGGCTAACACAGAGGCCTCCTGTCCTCTCTGGGACTTCCAGTGAACATTCCTTCTCTTTCCCTAGTGAAGTCATGCTCTTTAATCTGAAAGATTGTCACCGGTGATCGTTGTAATCGCCATAAACTCCTAAAGAAGATGGTAAATTTAACTCCCTTGACTAGGCTTGCAAttaataaaaagtaatttcataTTGTATTGCAAAGTACCTGCGTAGGTAAACAGATGGTGCATCTCACACAGCTTAAAGGTTGAATGGTAACTCAGCTTTCTCGGTTAAATCTaaccaagaaaaaacaacccGCCGTGGTTCTGTTGCAGATCACCCTCGTCTTCCTGCAAGATGAAGTGTTTAATCTCTGGCCTGTTATCATAGGAAGCTGTGCCGGTGGACTTATCTTGCTGGCGTTCCTTACTGTGCTTCTCTGGAAAGTGGGTATCGCTAATGCACACACAGCAACACAGATCTTTCGgttagatatttttttaaagatttctctAAGTATGAAAGGTATTTTCAAATGTGCACTGCAGGACATCTGCCACGTGCTGTTGTAAAACCTCAGTCTTACACTTTGGGCTATTTTGAGCATTGCAGTATGACCTCTCAGCTCCTGTTTTAAAGTGCTTTGCAGGATGTTATGAAGTGTTTATAGACGTTCTGAAGAGTTTTGAGCAACGTAGTTCTTCGGGCTCACAGCTCTGTCAGAATTCATACCTCACTGCATCCTGCATTCGCTCGTTCATTTATTGCAACCCTGAGAAGGAAAAACTTGACATTTTAGTTTAAAAttgttttaagaaaaagcaaaaattaacGTACACACAAAGACTcaataatttcttttattttttcctcagtgtgGCTTTTTCAAAAGAAACTTTAAAGCTATGATGGAGCAAGAAAATCTTCCTGAAAACTAAGCCGGCGGAAGCAGAAAGCTCTGTGCTCTTTCACCGGCTTTATGGAAAGAGAAGAGTCAAAGTCTGGCTGAGATGCAAACCAGTTCATATTCTCTGGTAGAGCTACAGTGCTCCGGACCTTGGGACTCTCCCAAATTGCTGTTTTGACCGTAGGGGCCCAGGTCTTTTGGGTAATGTACCCGTCTGCTTGTTTAATTTGAATTGACTGTTCAGTAGAGGGGCTGCCTGCTATTGATAAACCAGACTCCCCAGGAGAAATGTTGCTTTAATGTAGGAAAGATTAATCTTGGAGCCTGTTAGATGTATGTGTTGGATTTCAGACTGTGGTGTTGCGATGTTGACTGATTTTTAAATTGATTTTAGTACTGAGTAGCTTCTGAATAGATTGAGGTAGAAATGGATTAGTGGGAGCTTCCCTGCCATTGCTAATGAAAATGGAGAGACAAGCATTTtgcatgtatttatatatatgtatttgcgcatttaaatacagtaaagtatGTCCCTGGTTGTTGGAATCAGAAGCGTGTGCATGTGGTGATTGCTTTTTTTGTACCTCCTAATCTTATTCCTGATTTGCCGTTTTCAGTTCCTTTCAAATCCTGATTTGGTCACAAATAAAAACCTGTATCCTGGAGCTCATTGCCAGGTCAGACCCCTCCCGATCCAGGGGATATTGCCCCAGGTTTGTGTGGTTGTGTTGCCGCTGGCCCTGCTGGGTGTGTGACCGGGGACTCCCGGCTGATCACACGTTATCAATAATTGCGATTTACaggctttggggaaggaaggTCCCTGGCTGGACCCTGTGGCTTCAGCCAGTGCCTGGTGTTTCCTTTCCTGAGCAGTGAAATGATCTCAGCCCCATAAGGTGTTTGCTGTTGTTGAAGAAGGGCAAGTGCAGACGTTGGTACTATTCCTCTCTCGGTTTGCTCTGTCACTAATTGCGTGGTTGGTTTATTTCTCTTATGTTTGGCTACCCCTAAACCTCACACATTCTTACACGCAGCAGTAAATGAAAGATTTTTCATTCAGACCTTCAGGAGGCAAAAGTTCCCTGTCTGCTTTGGCTTAACCACTATTGCCTGATGGAAAACTAAAGTTGTGGTGTTGCTGCCCAGACCTTCTCCATTTCACAGCAAGTCCTGCCTGTTCTGCAGCACCTGCAGATCTCTACAGTCACATCATACTTGGTAAGCGTGGCCACAGAAAAGCTGTTGGTAGTTTTTTGATTACTCTCCTAAGGGAAGGAGCGTTAACTGTAGAAACAAGTGTTAAGAATAAGGAGCTGCAAGGAGAGTTTTCTTGAGGCTAAACAAGCTCATCTCTTTCAGCTAATCTTGTtattctccctctttctctcctttttttctagtttcttcTCTGAATTAAGTATCCCTCATTACTTGGATTACTTTTGTTGTCCCTTATGGCTGTCAAGGTCAGCTCTTGCAGTGGGTAATGCTATTTTCCTTTTTAGATGTTTTTTCTTCAGTGCATTATGGGGTTCTGTGACTTGTAATTTCCGATGAGTGCCATCCGACCATTTAATTCTTTGCAATTACTATAGTAGATGCCAAACACATTTGCAGTAATTGGATGGCACTTAGGGGATTAGTCAAGACTGCCAGGACTCACAGTCATCCAAACCACAGCTGGGCTCTTGTGCTGTTTCCATGGAAGCCTTGCTGCGTCTGCTGCTAAATTTGTTTGCAATCTGCGTTTTGAATAAAATCTCCTGTGCAAAATTCTTGTCAACATTTGTGGCCTTGCTGTGTGGCCCCGACTCTGGCAGTGACGATCGTGCCATCTCCCTGAATGGCAGCAGGTTTGCCAGTGACTCATTCAGAGTCATTAACCCTCTGACCCCAGCCCGGCTCACACCTTAACGGGCTGTTTGGGCTCCAGGTGTTGTCACTGCAGATCCTAGAGGGTCGTTCATGGTCTTTATGCATCACACAAAGGTGGCAGGTTTGTTATTCTGCCCTTGTCCATCGGGGAGACACGAGGCTGGGTGCTGCTGGTAGcccaggagagcaggaacagatgttTGTTCTCTGCCCCGTGACTGGTGCTCATCACCCGTCCCCTGTCCCCGCTCTGAGTCCTGGCTTGGCTCCGTCACTCCAGGTTTGGTTATTACCTTCTGTTAGGTGACCTTGGCCTCGTAGATTTTGGCTATTTTTGCGATGATCTGACCAAGAAGCAGGAGATATGAAGGCGAGTGATGATGGACAAGAGCTGATGTATCCAAGAGAGCTCTTTAATTGTATCCTGGAAGGGGAGAACGGGATGCATCCTGTGATGCTATTTTAATCAGGAGTGATACCAGCTGCTTGTGTCTTTCTCATACGCCAGGAAAATTTGCAAGCCTTGGGCTACAATTCCCTGAGCGTGTTCAGGCACTGACAGGTTTGTGTATTGAAGGGTGGGAGTGCAGTGGTTTAGCAGGAGAGAGTGAAGTGGAAGTTTGCAGCTCAGGAAAGCTTATCAGGAAAAGGGTTTAAGTAGTTCTTCATTATTAAGTGCCAGTTGCTGACGTAAGAGCATCAGATCAGAGCTGTGAAGTGCTTTGCTGGGCTTGAGAGCCTGGTGGGGCGGCTTTATTTGGAGGCTAATTGAATTGCAGCTCAAAAGAGACATTTCCTGTCATTTATTATAACGGTGAATGAGCTGGAATGGAGCAGCGCTGCCGCAAGCAGGTTGCTCAGCTCTCTGCCAGTTTGGCTCCAGTCTGGTCCCGGCACAGCTGGGACACATCAGCCTCTCAGGTGGTGACACAGAGCTGGTTTAGAGCATCCCCAGCCTCCGGAGCTGAGCTCCGCTGCCAGGCTGATCTTCCCAGCTCAGGAACCATAAGCATTGGCCAAGAGGTAAAAAAGCGATGTTCAGGAGCAGGGTTTCACCTTTTAGTCAGTGTTAATGTGAAT
Encoded proteins:
- the HASPIN gene encoding serine/threonine-protein kinase haspin; the encoded protein is MPLQVRLFRTYSRRGGHLRPPPRPDRWISPPQDRRRLFSSSSAGSSTVSAGSSTASAGSGALSDDSDFSPPGKRRRQPLGKRPARPWRLRTRRGGTAGKENDPPGSPLVPSPSPLPAPRGAARRRQGPLCGAQRPLLCSTPQWPSPGALRRPSRRRRAPPGPLALFSTTLQGGSGLDGSPGLRSPPRRQRSDSAGSAQSSLESPRGEPEPVPPSPGADSEGEEAGRVCPDGAGRSSEADPGLRRSCRAVRASVQGPRGAQAPLSPQNSSPSPRAALPPAKEPQHSVLCVSATPDEQFHHLKGDSTPGSSCCQSGKNQQHQLTPVVVLDPHEVSVWLTSGKLNKKADIEPTCQQPLSPLDLQGTLENKYRSTKVVSGGGSTCRKACISGFSASRWGRQTRLRPLRHKNKRLQQPNNSLFRPQVRQKRMKKGVLEMSVDIKGNDCSLLNNSCSWGRVRASLSFHKKKKVTAEESFCSSVLCTPAAKSLLSGHQATPSAGEDQGCSWSASSMFLLAPRSCCSALELALTDAEKVFGECHQEGPVAFEDCIPLDKMKDCKKIGEGVFGEVFQIGSERGPVALKVIPIEGAERVNGEAQKSFGEILPEVIISKELSLLSEESVNRTDGFITLYSAHCVQGAYPKYLLEAWDKYHEVRGSENDRPDFFGDKQLFMVLEFEFGGRDLENMRSSLSSVITAKSVLQQVTAALAVAEQELHFEHRDLHWGNVLVKKTDVKELHYVLNGTTHTIHTAGIHVNIIDYTLSRLEKDGLTVFCDLSTDEELFEGTGDYQFDIYRQMKAENSNSWTGYHPHSNVLWLHYLADKLLKDMAYKHKKLNSSMRKTKQQLTKFHKEVLTFESAGDILRNSSLFQ